A portion of the Lolium rigidum isolate FL_2022 chromosome 1, APGP_CSIRO_Lrig_0.1, whole genome shotgun sequence genome contains these proteins:
- the LOC124678543 gene encoding dolabradiene monooxygenase-like, with translation MEDQYLYLGLVLVSLLVVLASRRRAAPNGVDGLRLPPSPWALPVIGHLHHLVGALPHHAMRALSRRYGPVMLLRLGEVQTLVLTSREAAREVMKTHDTVFASRRLSATTRLLTNGGRDLVNAPYGEHWRQLRKIAVTELLTVRRVLSFRGIREEEVSTMLHEVADAAAKARPVEMRARLSALVAETLVQAVMGVRCKDLDVLLSKLERALELSGGFHPADLWPSSRIACGLSSALRDAQVCQDMVFVVLEGIIQEHIAKTGDGHTEDLLDVLLKIQKEGGLRFPLDTDVIKFLVFELFGAGSESAFTTLEWAVSELIKNPKAMQRATAEVRRAFAAGGTVVEERLGEVPYLHLVMRETLRLHPPVPMLIPRESREACQVLGYDVPQGTQVLVNVWALGRDERYWDAPEEFRPERFEHEAVAMDFRGADFELLPFGGGRRICPGMAFGTAIVQYALASLMLHFDWELDQPGPGVLDPAQLDMTETFGLTARRKANLWLRPVLRVPIPGV, from the exons ATGGAGGACCAATACCTTTACCTTGGCTTGGTTCTCGTGTCGCTGCTCGTCGTGCTCGCCAGCCGCAGGCGCGCGGCACCAAATGGCGTGGATGGGCTTCGGCTGCCACCATCTCCATGGGCGCTCCCTGTGATCGGCCACCTGCACCACCTCGTCGGCGCGCTCCCGCATCATGCCATGCGCGCCCTGTCCCGGCGATACGGCCCAGTGATGCTGCTCCGGCTCGGCGAGGTGCAGACGCTGGTGCTGACCTCCCGCGAAGCGGCCCGTGAGGTAATGAAGACCCACGACACGGTGTTCGCCTCTCGCCGGCTGAGCGCCACCACGCGACTGCTAACCAACGGCGGGCGCGACCTCGTTAATGCGCCGTACGGGGAGCACTGGCGCCAGCTCCGCAAGATCGCCGTCACGGAGCTCCTCACCGTGCGCCGCGTCCTATCTTTCCGGGGTATCCGTGAGGAGGAGGTctctaccatgcttcacgaggtcGCTGATGCGGCGGCGAAGGCGCGCCCCGTGGAGATGCGGGCGCGGCTGTCGGCGCTGGTGGCCGAGACCTTAGTGCAAGCGGTGATGGGTGTCCGGTGCAAGGACCTAGACGTGCTCCTCAGTAAGCTCGAGCGCGCCCTGGAGCTGTCGGGGGGCTTCCACCCGGCCGACCTGTGGCCGTCGTCGCGGATCGCCTGCGGGCTCAGCAGCGCCTTGCGTGATGCCCAGGTGTGCCAAGACATGGTCTTCGTGGTCCTCGAAGGCATCATCCAAGAGCATATAGCGAAGACGGGCGACGGCCATACCGAAGATCTGCTAGACGTGCTGCTCAAAATTCAGAAGGAGGGGGGGCTCCGCTTCCCGCTCGACACAGATGTCATCAAATTCCTCGTCTTC GAACTCTTCGGCGCTGGCAGCGAGTCGGCTTTCACCACGCTGGAGTGGGCCGTGTCTGAGCTGATCAAGAACCCAAAGGCCATGCAGCGGGCGACGGCCGAGGTTCGCCGAGCCTTCGCTGCCGGCGGGACGGTGGTGGAGGAAAGGCTCGGCGAGGTCCCGTACCTGCACCTCGTCATGCGGGAGACGCTGCGGCTGCACCCGCCGGTGCCGATGCTGATCCcgcgagagagccgggaggcgtGCCAGGTGCTCGGCTACGACGTGCCGCAGGGCACGCAGGTCCTCGTCAACGTCTGGGCGCTCGGCCGCGACGAGCGATACTGGGACGCGCCCGAGGAGTTCCGGCCGGAGAGGTTCGAGCATGAGGCGGTCGCCATGGACTTCAGAGGCGCCGACTTCGAGCTCCTGCCTtttggcggcggccggaggatATGCCCTGGCATGGCGTTCGGCACCGCCATCGTGCAGTATGCCCTAGCCAGCCTCATGCTCCACTTCGACTGGGAGCTGGACCAGCCCGGACCCGGAgtgctcgacccggcgcagctCGACATGACCGAAACGTTCGGGCTCACTGCGCGCCGCAAGGCAAACCTCTGGCTACGCCCCGTCCTTCGTGTGCCCATTCCAGGCGTCTAG